The Lewinellaceae bacterium nucleotide sequence GGTTAACGATAATGACCCGGGTACAATTTTTGATGCTACCGCTGTGGTGACAATGGGAATAGATTCGATTTTACAAATCCATTGTTTTACTGAGCACTTTGATACCACTATTATGCTTGATACCTATCACCATGGTGACAGTATTATGGTTTGTAATACCGGTCAGGATTTTTTCAATGAATATGGACACCACCAATCAGGACATTCAAATAACTGTAATGGTATGATGGGCAATGGAATGATGGGTAACACGGATAATCCTTCATGCGAATGGGAAGAACATATGGCCAATGATCATAACCCTGGTGATAGGCATTTTGGAAGTTTTAATACACTAGACAATTCTTTTGGTTATGACTTTGGAATGCAATCCAACGGTTTGAATTATTTTAAAAAATTTAGAGGTACAAAAGAATAAAGATTTTTTTTATTTCTAAATCTCATAAATAAACTTGATACATCCCGAATTTTACCTGACGGCAAAATTCGGGATATTTTTTCGTAACCTATTGATTGTCAATCCTCCGGGTATTTATTTTTCGGCCTTATGGATTTTTGGGTAACAATTCTTAGTGTAGATTTTGAGGGCTGGCCTCGTGAAAGCACCCATGTTTGAGCCTGCCTTCCGTCGCAGTCGCGGAGCAGGCAGGCCTGACAAAGGAAGGCGAGCCTGCCTGACGGCATAGGCAGGTTTGGGTGCGTGGCCAAAATTGAACCTGCCTGCAGCAGCAGGCTTAGATTTGTCCAAAAATACATAAAGCCTTGATTTTTTGGTACTTTTTTATCAAGAAAAAAGTACATAATTAATTGAAAATCAATTCTTTAAAATGGATAAAATTGGTTAAACTCTAAAAACCAATACAATTAATTCTATTTACAAAAAATTCGGGATGATTCATGTTTTTTTCTAAGTGCCAACCGTTCTATAACTCTATAAGCTCTGCATTGAATCCTGCTTTTTGGACAGTATTTTTGATTTCTCCAGCAGTTAAACCAGTGGATTGAACAGTCAATATTCTATCAATACTGGCCAAGTCGACTGCCCATGCTTCAATTTGATTCTCATTATCTAAAACAGGAGTCACTTTTGATAAACATCCTGTACAATTTATGTTCGTTTTAAATTTTAATTCATTCATAATCTTTAATTTTTTTCTTTGAAATTTAATTATAATTTGCTTGCTTTTAAACGAAGGCTATTGGCTACCACCGAAACTGAACTA carries:
- a CDS encoding heavy-metal-associated domain-containing protein encodes the protein MNELKFKTNINCTGCLSKVTPVLDNENQIEAWAVDLASIDRILTVQSTGLTAGEIKNTVQKAGFNAELIEL